The Kribbella sp. NBC_00662 nucleotide sequence CGACGGCCGTCCCCAGAACCAGTAGCCGTTGTAGATGCTGTGCACAACCAGACCGGGCTTGAGCACCAGCGTGTACGGGATCATCGGATCGTTGTCGGGATCGGTGTACTCCTGGATGTCCAGGTCCCGCTGCACGATCCGCCCCGGATCGGACAGGAACGGCCATTGCGCGCCGACCGACGCCCGGAACTCCTGCAACGTGTGGTGCTCGTCGGTCGCGATCGTCACGATCTGGGTGTAGCTGACCGCGATCTTCGGGTAGAACGCGGCGAGCTCGAGGTGCTGCTGATGCTCCTTCGGGCAGTAGTGCCCGCGCGCGAGCGTCAGGATCATCGGATCCTCACCCTGAAGGTCACTCAGCTTCCGCGGTACGTCGTCCTGGTCGGGCAGCTCGTAG carries:
- a CDS encoding redoxin domain-containing protein, producing MRADIVPGAVFPDYELPDQDDVPRKLSDLQGEDPMILTLARGHYCPKEHQQHLELAAFYPKIAVSYTQIVTIATDEHHTLQEFRASVGAQWPFLSDPGRIVQRDLDIQEYTDPDNDPMIPYTLVLKPGLVVHSIYNGYWFWGRPSISELWQDLRAASAEVRPDWDLSKPGLREAWDSGDHSAFHGWNKRPNG